One bacterium DNA segment encodes these proteins:
- the phoU gene encoding phosphate signaling complex protein PhoU, protein MPTPHLEQSLQRDVDRLRGKVVEMCDMVEKALRDCVKALVDNNRQLTYAVILRDDLIDEKEKELDRLCLEFIIRHQPVAGHLRLAYSTIKINQELEQIGDYAENISRQAIKLGDLPPEVSRERFVEIADLSIKMLHDAIVAYSREDAELAKRTMAVEKTVDALKSSLNTDLVEFFKENKIPFDALRPLTTIARRLERVTDRARNICLEVMYMITGEYAKHEGSEVFRVLFVDRHNAVRSQMAEAIANSLNLPLFIFASAGLEPTCLDPQTVSFMKEKGHDITRMSPKGIFQVPYLDHYQVIIGLDPEVQRAFPRLPRKVVFLDWSGKDLSNIKGGPEKIHAAYEEAYNFFETHIRDLVEAILGTQVNSK, encoded by the coding sequence ATGCCTACGCCACACCTTGAGCAGTCCCTCCAGAGGGATGTCGACCGCCTTCGCGGCAAAGTCGTCGAGATGTGCGACATGGTCGAAAAGGCGCTTAGGGATTGCGTAAAGGCCCTGGTGGACAATAACCGCCAGCTTACCTACGCCGTCATCCTTCGCGACGACCTTATCGACGAAAAGGAAAAAGAACTCGACCGCCTTTGCCTCGAATTCATCATACGCCACCAGCCGGTCGCGGGGCATTTGCGCCTCGCCTACAGCACGATAAAGATAAATCAGGAGCTTGAGCAGATAGGCGACTACGCGGAGAATATCTCGCGTCAGGCCATCAAGCTCGGCGACCTTCCCCCCGAGGTTTCAAGGGAGCGTTTCGTCGAAATAGCCGATCTCTCGATAAAGATGCTTCACGACGCGATAGTTGCCTACTCCCGGGAGGACGCCGAGCTTGCAAAGAGGACAATGGCCGTAGAGAAGACCGTTGACGCCCTCAAAAGCAGCCTGAATACCGATCTGGTCGAGTTCTTCAAAGAAAACAAGATTCCCTTCGACGCCCTCCGTCCGCTTACCACGATCGCGCGCCGCCTTGAGCGCGTAACCGACAGGGCGAGGAACATCTGCCTCGAAGTCATGTATATGATTACCGGCGAGTACGCAAAACACGAGGGCAGCGAGGTCTTCCGGGTGCTCTTCGTGGACAGGCACAACGCCGTTAGAAGCCAGATGGCCGAGGCGATAGCCAACTCCCTCAACCTGCCGCTCTTCATCTTCGCGAGCGCCGGGCTGGAGCCGACCTGCCTCGATCCGCAGACGGTGAGCTTCATGAAGGAAAAGGGCCACGACATCACCAGAATGTCTCCGAAGGGGATTTTTCAGGTGCCCTACCTCGACCACTACCAGGTAATCATCGGCCTCGACCCGGAGGTCCAGCGCGCCTTTCCCCGCCTCCCGCGCAAGGTCGTCTTTCTCGACTGGAGCGGAAAGGATCTCTCCAACATCAAGGGCGGACCCGAAAAGATTCACGCCGCCTACGAGGAAGCCTACAATTTTTTTGAAACTCATATAAGAGATCTGGTCGAAGCGATTCTCGGAACACAGGTGAATTCAAAATGA
- the pstA gene encoding phosphate ABC transporter permease PstA, producing the protein MTTQPDLPDNKRFTRTPLVRRKEKAQKVAQGVLFCMAALVIIPLVAIIGYLIIEAAPALSLDFILDIPQKGMTEGGIWPAFIGTIYLVGVSLAVSAPIGVMAAIYLNEYAQDNWFNRLINLAVINLAGVPSIVHALFGLGAFVYAARMGYSILSASFTLAIMTLPVIIASTREALASVPKSFREACWNVGATRWQTIRSIVLPNSVSGILTGVILQVSRAAGETAPVMFTGAVFYKAVERGDIFAYSLNEQCMALSMHLYTVSTQVPGVKDSIPAATAVVLLGSVLLVNATAIGLRVWLRNRKKW; encoded by the coding sequence ATGACGACGCAGCCGGATTTGCCGGACAACAAGAGATTCACCAGAACCCCTCTGGTCCGCAGAAAAGAGAAGGCGCAGAAAGTCGCGCAGGGTGTTCTTTTCTGCATGGCGGCGCTTGTTATAATCCCTCTCGTGGCGATAATCGGCTACCTGATTATCGAAGCGGCTCCCGCCCTGAGCCTCGACTTCATCCTCGACATCCCGCAAAAGGGAATGACCGAAGGCGGCATCTGGCCCGCTTTCATAGGCACCATCTACCTTGTCGGCGTTTCCCTGGCGGTCTCGGCCCCGATCGGTGTCATGGCCGCCATCTACCTGAACGAATACGCCCAGGACAACTGGTTCAACCGCCTCATAAACCTGGCGGTCATAAACCTGGCCGGTGTTCCGAGCATTGTTCACGCCCTCTTTGGCCTCGGCGCTTTCGTCTACGCCGCGAGGATGGGCTACTCGATTCTCTCGGCCTCCTTCACCCTGGCGATAATGACCCTTCCGGTAATCATAGCCAGCACCCGCGAGGCGCTGGCCTCGGTGCCCAAGTCCTTCCGGGAAGCCTGCTGGAACGTAGGGGCCACCCGCTGGCAGACGATACGCTCCATAGTTCTTCCCAACTCCGTCAGCGGCATCCTCACCGGCGTCATCCTGCAGGTGAGCCGCGCCGCGGGCGAAACCGCCCCGGTAATGTTCACCGGCGCGGTCTTCTACAAGGCCGTGGAGCGCGGCGATATCTTCGCCTACAGCCTGAACGAGCAGTGCATGGCGCTTTCCATGCACCTCTACACGGTTTCGACGCAGGTGCCCGGCGTGAAGGATTCCATCCCCGCCGCTACCGCCGTGGTGCTTCTGGGGTCGGTGCTTCTGGTGAACGCCACGGCGATAGGGCTCCGCGTCTGGCTGCGCAACAGGAAGAAGTGGTAA
- a CDS encoding ATP-binding cassette domain-containing protein, whose protein sequence is MVSGMEQQKKIEVRDLRLSYGNTEVIHGISFEVHQKEILGVIGPAQSGKTSLLKCINRTTEFTPGARVSGTIKVDGEDLRHVKDIYGLRRKVGMVAPLPVGLPLTIYDNVAFAPRCSGVTHKDELDQIVERCLKSAALWDEVKDRLGVLGTKLSGGQQQRLTIARALSHDPEILCLDEFSIAIDPVTTMRIEDVLKELCSEITIILVTNLTQQARRLADRTMFLWNGEIIEIDTTEKLFSETPGNPRTWDYVNGIIG, encoded by the coding sequence GTGGTAAGTGGGATGGAGCAGCAAAAAAAGATAGAAGTCAGGGACCTTCGCCTCTCCTACGGGAACACCGAGGTGATACACGGAATCTCCTTCGAGGTTCACCAAAAGGAGATTCTGGGCGTCATCGGCCCCGCGCAATCGGGCAAGACCTCTCTTCTCAAATGCATAAACCGCACGACCGAGTTCACCCCCGGAGCGCGCGTCTCCGGCACGATAAAGGTGGACGGCGAAGACCTCCGCCACGTAAAGGATATTTACGGGCTGCGCCGAAAGGTCGGCATGGTCGCTCCGCTTCCCGTCGGGCTTCCTCTCACCATCTACGACAACGTGGCCTTCGCGCCGCGCTGTTCGGGGGTAACCCACAAAGACGAGCTGGACCAAATAGTGGAGAGGTGCCTTAAATCCGCCGCCCTCTGGGACGAGGTGAAAGACCGGCTCGGCGTCCTCGGCACCAAGCTCTCCGGCGGCCAGCAGCAGCGCCTTACGATTGCCCGCGCCCTCTCGCACGACCCGGAGATACTCTGCCTCGACGAATTTTCGATAGCCATTGACCCGGTCACGACGATGAGAATCGAAGACGTGCTAAAAGAGCTTTGCAGCGAGATAACCATCATCCTCGTTACTAATCTGACCCAGCAGGCGAGGCGTCTCGCCGACCGGACGATGTTCCTCTGGAACGGCGAGATAATCGAGATCGACACCACCGAAAAACTCTTCTCGGAAACTCCCGGAAATCCCAGGACCTGGGATTACGTCAACGGGATAATCGGATAA
- a CDS encoding phosphate ABC transporter substrate-binding protein — translation MNRETKFFLASAAACLLLATAAGCGGNKSGDAAGKAAGARTVIQNKGSDTMVNIAQAWAEAYKKAEPAVEIEVSGGGSGVGIAALSKGAVDIANSSRNMKAKEVEDAKKNTGKEPREFIVGYDALAIFVHKDNPLNEISMEQIARIYEEGGDITKWSDLGVKLPGGQDEIVRVSRQSSSGTYEFLREHVLKNKDFRLGSRDLNGSKEVVELVANTAGAIGYSGMGYATPGVKMLRVSEKAGAPGVAPTLESAKNKTYPISRSLQMYTLGEPQGAVKKYIDWILSDAGQAIVEQSGYVSIPANMRTK, via the coding sequence ATGAATAGAGAGACGAAGTTTTTCCTGGCCTCGGCAGCCGCCTGTCTTCTCCTCGCAACCGCCGCGGGCTGCGGCGGCAACAAAAGCGGCGACGCAGCAGGCAAAGCCGCGGGAGCCAGGACCGTCATCCAGAACAAGGGCTCCGACACGATGGTAAATATCGCCCAGGCGTGGGCGGAGGCCTACAAGAAGGCCGAGCCGGCGGTGGAGATCGAAGTCTCCGGCGGCGGCTCGGGCGTCGGCATCGCGGCCCTTTCAAAGGGAGCGGTGGATATCGCCAATTCCTCCCGCAACATGAAGGCGAAGGAAGTCGAAGACGCGAAGAAAAACACCGGCAAGGAGCCCAGGGAGTTCATCGTCGGCTACGACGCCCTCGCAATCTTCGTCCACAAGGACAACCCCCTGAACGAAATCTCGATGGAGCAGATAGCCCGGATCTACGAGGAGGGCGGAGATATAACCAAATGGTCGGATCTCGGCGTCAAGCTGCCCGGCGGCCAGGACGAAATAGTCCGGGTCAGCCGCCAGTCCAGCTCGGGAACCTACGAGTTTTTGCGCGAGCACGTCCTCAAGAACAAGGATTTCAGGCTCGGTTCCCGCGACCTGAACGGCTCGAAGGAAGTTGTCGAGCTGGTTGCCAACACCGCCGGAGCTATAGGTTACAGCGGTATGGGCTACGCCACCCCCGGCGTAAAGATGCTCAGGGTATCCGAAAAAGCGGGAGCGCCCGGAGTCGCCCCCACCCTTGAGAGCGCGAAGAACAAGACCTATCCCATCTCGCGCTCTCTCCAGATGTACACCCTCGGAGAGCCGCAGGGGGCGGTAAAGAAGTACATAGACTGGATTCTGAGCGACGCCGGGCAGGCCATAGTGGAGCAGAGCGGCTACGTTTCCATACCGGCGAACATGCGGACTAAATGA
- a CDS encoding L,D-transpeptidase — MSLTPETPDIPEKKDPLRRVAPREGSDGGGVLRKIFSPVLFLLKLPLKALYCLYYPFRKGSIIRPIILAIVLLVGVPLTILEVMGSRKVYTDAGDLLAPPPLPEKRPSLSTVEESSKTLEKKLAALAPKGLYIVVDTAANRLYLHDSDKLVREAIVSCGSGNVLSDPRGDKTWLFDTPRGEYSIQTKITNPVWNKPDWAFVEEGKVPPPKNSPDRAESGVMGDFAMGIGKGYFLHGTMYTRMLGRNVTHGCVRIGDEDLKVLYDTVPKGTKVYIY; from the coding sequence TTGTCTCTTACCCCGGAAACCCCGGATATCCCGGAAAAAAAAGACCCCCTGAGAAGAGTCGCCCCCAGAGAGGGGAGTGACGGCGGCGGTGTCCTTCGGAAGATATTTTCCCCCGTTCTTTTTCTTCTGAAGCTGCCCCTGAAGGCTCTCTATTGCCTTTACTACCCCTTTCGCAAGGGGTCGATTATCCGGCCAATCATACTGGCGATAGTCCTTCTCGTTGGCGTTCCCCTGACAATCCTTGAGGTGATGGGTTCGCGCAAGGTTTACACGGACGCAGGCGATCTGCTCGCCCCGCCCCCGCTGCCGGAAAAACGGCCTTCTCTTTCCACGGTCGAGGAGAGCAGCAAAACCCTCGAAAAGAAGCTAGCCGCGCTTGCCCCGAAGGGTCTTTACATCGTGGTCGATACGGCGGCAAACCGGCTTTACCTCCATGACAGCGACAAACTCGTGAGGGAGGCCATCGTCTCCTGCGGCAGCGGCAACGTGCTTTCGGATCCCAGGGGCGACAAAACCTGGCTTTTCGACACGCCGCGCGGCGAGTACAGCATTCAGACCAAGATAACAAACCCCGTCTGGAACAAGCCCGACTGGGCTTTCGTCGAGGAGGGCAAGGTGCCTCCCCCCAAAAACTCCCCCGACAGGGCGGAGAGCGGCGTCATGGGGGATTTCGCCATGGGTATCGGCAAGGGGTACTTTCTCCACGGAACCATGTATACGAGGATGCTCGGAAGAAACGTGACCCACGGCTGCGTACGCATAGGCGACGAAGATCTGAAAGTTCTCTACGACACGGTCCCCAAGGGAACGAAGGTTTATATCTACTGA
- a CDS encoding DNA-3-methyladenine glycosylase: MRLDRSFFSRPTLEVAKGLLGTRLVKLEPDRGRLSGYIVETEGYVGTGDLGCHARVGCTLRNASMWGPPGHAYVYFTYGMHWMLNLVTEAEGFPAAVLIRALHPVEGLDIIRQRRKNRPDRELADGPAKLCESFGIDRSFDGADLCSAGSTLFVEEGVEIPDNVITAHPRVGLNSVPEPWKSIPWNFRVNSRALADALKDEES; this comes from the coding sequence ATGAGGCTCGATCGCTCGTTTTTTTCCCGCCCTACCCTTGAGGTGGCGAAAGGACTTCTCGGAACGCGCCTGGTGAAGCTGGAACCGGACCGAGGAAGGCTTTCGGGGTATATCGTCGAGACCGAGGGTTACGTCGGGACCGGGGATCTGGGCTGCCACGCGAGAGTTGGCTGCACTTTGCGTAATGCCTCGATGTGGGGACCTCCCGGCCACGCCTACGTCTATTTCACTTACGGGATGCACTGGATGCTGAATCTCGTCACGGAAGCTGAGGGTTTCCCCGCCGCAGTGTTGATTCGCGCCCTTCACCCCGTGGAAGGTCTTGATATAATAAGACAGCGCCGGAAAAACAGGCCGGACAGGGAGCTTGCCGACGGTCCGGCGAAGCTGTGCGAAAGTTTCGGAATCGACAGGAGTTTCGACGGGGCGGACCTCTGCTCCGCCGGTTCGACTCTTTTCGTCGAGGAAGGGGTTGAAATCCCGGATAACGTCATCACCGCGCACCCGAGGGTGGGGCTGAATTCGGTACCCGAGCCCTGGAAGTCCATACCGTGGAACTTCAGGGTGAACAGCCGGGCGCTTGCGGACGCGCTTAAAGACGAGGAAAGCTGA
- a CDS encoding phosphate ABC transporter ATP-binding protein, whose product MSDTGETAITTRDLNLWYGNFQALKSVTVNFRRGIITSLIGPSGCGKTTLLRCFNRINERFDNVKTRGEISILGKNIYDEDISLIELRKSVGMVFQRPNPLPISIYENLTFGLRIHTERSQQKKSFLNEQVELALTEVGLWDDLKDRLGEKATSLQLDQQQKLCIARLLPLKPEVILMDEPCSALDVEGTRAIEELMFGLKEHYTIIIVTHNMAQARRASDECVFMLLGELVEHSRTGDLFLTPQNPKTAEYIEGRYG is encoded by the coding sequence ATGAGCGACACCGGCGAAACCGCGATAACGACCAGGGACCTGAACCTCTGGTACGGAAACTTTCAGGCCCTGAAAAGCGTCACGGTCAATTTTCGCCGGGGGATAATCACCTCGCTCATCGGGCCCAGCGGCTGCGGCAAGACTACGCTTCTTCGCTGCTTCAACCGCATCAACGAGCGCTTCGACAACGTAAAGACGCGCGGCGAGATATCGATTCTGGGCAAGAACATCTACGACGAGGACATCTCCCTCATCGAGCTGCGCAAATCCGTGGGAATGGTCTTCCAGCGCCCCAATCCGCTCCCCATCTCCATCTACGAGAACCTGACCTTCGGCCTTCGCATACACACCGAAAGGTCTCAGCAGAAAAAATCCTTTCTGAACGAACAGGTGGAGCTGGCCCTGACCGAAGTGGGGCTCTGGGACGACCTCAAGGACAGGCTGGGGGAGAAGGCCACTTCGCTGCAGCTCGACCAGCAGCAGAAACTCTGCATAGCGAGGCTCCTGCCGCTGAAGCCCGAGGTCATCCTGATGGACGAACCCTGCTCGGCGCTGGACGTTGAGGGTACGAGGGCTATAGAGGAACTGATGTTCGGGTTGAAGGAGCACTACACCATCATCATCGTGACGCACAACATGGCGCAGGCGCGGCGCGCCAGCGACGAGTGCGTCTTCATGCTGCTGGGTGAGCTTGTCGAGCACAGCCGGACGGGCGACCTCTTCCTGACTCCGCAGAACCCGAAGACCGCCGAATACATTGAAGGAAGGTACGGCTGA
- the pstC gene encoding phosphate ABC transporter permease subunit PstC, translating into MIKDEPGLRSCEEKPGINPCPVRRNRSAWATSGEKVIELIIRTSGVSAIFFVLAIFFFVFREAAPVLFSGSFKLGQFLTSVEWYPTSAVNVRYGTLALIVGTFSVTILAMLIAVPFGLGVAVFISEFCKPKTRESLKIIIELLAAIPSVVWGFIGLTVMSRLLVKYAGAEVGVNVLNGAIILALMSIPIIVSIGEDALKAVPDSYREAGLAMGATRWQLLYRVLIPAAKNGLLAAVLLGIGRAVGETMAVLMATGHAVHIPTGVLDSVRTLTANIAAELGEAPVGSDHYRVLFLTGVLLFVITFVVNLTADLVIRGIKKSNR; encoded by the coding sequence ATGATCAAAGACGAACCCGGTTTAAGAAGCTGCGAAGAAAAGCCCGGCATAAATCCCTGCCCGGTAAGGCGCAACAGGAGTGCGTGGGCTACGTCGGGCGAGAAAGTCATCGAGCTTATAATCCGCACAAGCGGGGTAAGCGCGATTTTCTTCGTTCTCGCTATCTTTTTCTTCGTCTTCCGAGAAGCCGCGCCGGTACTCTTCAGCGGATCCTTCAAGCTCGGTCAGTTTCTGACGAGCGTCGAGTGGTACCCCACCTCCGCGGTAAACGTCCGTTACGGCACCCTTGCGCTCATCGTCGGGACCTTCAGCGTGACGATCCTAGCGATGCTCATCGCGGTGCCCTTCGGCCTAGGCGTCGCGGTTTTCATCTCGGAATTCTGCAAGCCGAAGACGAGGGAATCCCTCAAGATTATAATCGAGCTTCTGGCGGCGATACCAAGCGTCGTCTGGGGGTTTATCGGCCTCACCGTAATGAGCAGGCTTCTCGTTAAGTATGCGGGAGCCGAGGTCGGGGTCAACGTCCTCAACGGGGCGATAATTCTGGCGCTCATGAGCATACCGATAATCGTCTCCATCGGCGAGGACGCGCTCAAGGCGGTGCCCGACTCCTACAGGGAGGCGGGGCTGGCGATGGGCGCCACCAGGTGGCAGCTCCTCTATCGGGTGCTCATTCCCGCGGCGAAGAACGGCCTTCTGGCGGCGGTGCTGCTGGGCATAGGCCGCGCAGTAGGCGAGACGATGGCGGTGCTGATGGCCACGGGCCACGCGGTCCATATTCCCACCGGCGTTCTGGATTCCGTGCGTACCCTTACGGCCAATATCGCCGCCGAGCTGGGCGAAGCCCCCGTGGGGTCGGACCATTACCGGGTTCTCTTTCTCACGGGCGTCCTTCTCTTCGTTATTACCTTCGTGGTCAACCTCACCGCGGACCTCGTTATCCGCGGGATAAAGAAAAGCAACAGATGA
- a CDS encoding YjbQ family protein: MKSYRKELWFDVPGRRSFVYITPQVNECLRESGIKEGLCLVNAMHITASVFINDNEAGLHQDYEKWLEELAPHAPVSRYSHNRTGEDNGDAHLKRQLMGREVVVAVTNGRLDFGPWEAIFYGEFDGGRKKRVLVKIIGE; encoded by the coding sequence TTGAAATCTTACCGCAAGGAGTTATGGTTCGACGTGCCGGGGAGGCGCTCGTTCGTGTACATCACGCCGCAGGTCAACGAGTGCCTGCGCGAAAGCGGGATAAAAGAGGGGCTTTGCCTCGTCAACGCGATGCACATCACGGCTTCTGTCTTCATCAACGACAACGAAGCCGGGCTCCATCAGGACTATGAAAAGTGGCTTGAGGAACTGGCGCCGCACGCGCCGGTGAGCAGGTACAGCCACAACAGGACCGGCGAGGACAACGGCGACGCCCACCTTAAGCGCCAGCTAATGGGCCGCGAGGTGGTGGTGGCCGTGACCAACGGAAGGCTGGATTTCGGCCCCTGGGAGGCGATTTTCTACGGGGAGTTCGACGGGGGCAGGAAGAAGCGGGTTTTGGTCAAAATAATCGGGGAGTAG
- a CDS encoding type IV pilus twitching motility protein PilT: MARIDAYLKAMLAQSASDLHLVSGNLPIMRVHGEMKKLKADILTNEGLSGLLREITSEEKWAVFMETGDLDFAYELPEIARFRVNFFKQKNGAGAVFRLIPSKIASCEDLGIPEAVKNLARLRKGLVLVTGPTGSGKSTTLAAIVEYANEIRKDNIITIEDPIEFVHPSNNCLISHREVGQHTKSFATALRAALREDPDIILVGEMRDKETIALAIEAAATGHLVFGTLHTQNAAKTVDRVIEVFKAEEQPQVRSTLSDSLKAVVAQNLLKRVDKPGRIAALEVMIVTAAISNLIREGKTYQIPSAIQTGKRQGMQTLEGALCELLDKKIIDPEEAYDKAVNKEVVLKYLKTPPPEALR, from the coding sequence ATGGCAAGAATCGACGCCTACCTCAAGGCGATGCTGGCGCAGAGCGCCTCCGATCTTCATCTGGTGTCGGGAAATCTTCCGATAATGCGCGTCCACGGCGAGATGAAAAAGCTCAAGGCCGATATCCTTACGAACGAAGGACTCTCGGGGCTCCTGCGTGAGATTACCTCCGAAGAGAAGTGGGCGGTCTTCATGGAGACCGGCGACCTCGACTTCGCTTACGAACTACCGGAAATTGCGCGCTTCCGCGTCAATTTCTTCAAGCAGAAAAACGGCGCGGGGGCGGTTTTTCGCCTCATTCCCTCTAAAATCGCGAGCTGCGAAGACCTCGGCATACCCGAGGCTGTAAAGAACCTCGCCAGACTCAGGAAGGGGCTGGTTCTCGTCACGGGTCCGACCGGCTCCGGCAAATCCACCACCCTCGCCGCCATCGTCGAGTACGCCAACGAGATACGAAAAGACAACATCATAACCATCGAAGACCCCATAGAGTTTGTCCATCCGAGCAACAACTGCCTCATCAGCCACCGCGAGGTGGGCCAGCACACCAAGAGTTTCGCGACGGCCCTTAGGGCGGCGCTCCGGGAAGACCCGGACATAATCCTCGTCGGCGAGATGCGCGACAAGGAAACCATAGCTCTCGCCATCGAGGCGGCCGCAACGGGGCACCTGGTCTTCGGCACGCTCCACACGCAAAACGCCGCCAAGACCGTCGACCGGGTTATAGAGGTCTTTAAGGCCGAGGAGCAGCCGCAGGTTCGCTCCACCCTCTCGGACTCGCTAAAGGCGGTCGTGGCGCAAAACCTGCTGAAAAGAGTGGACAAGCCGGGCCGCATCGCCGCGCTGGAGGTTATGATAGTCACCGCCGCCATCTCAAACCTGATACGCGAGGGCAAAACCTACCAGATACCCTCGGCCATTCAGACCGGGAAGAGGCAGGGGATGCAGACTCTGGAGGGGGCGCTGTGCGAGCTTCTGGACAAGAAGATTATCGACCCCGAAGAGGCTTACGACAAGGCGGTGAACAAGGAGGTCGTTCTGAAATACCTTAAGACGCCGCCTCCGGAGGCGCTCCGATGA